GGATATGGTCACGATGTTCCCGCCACCACCTTTTACAAGTTTGGGAACAACCTCGCGCGTAGCGTAGATTGCCCCCATCAGATTGATAGCCACCTGTTTTTCAATATTCTCATAGCTACTGTCCACAAACTCCTCGGGAATGATTATGCCCGCATTGTTGACCAGGACATCAATTTTGTTAAATCGCTTCTCCGCACGGGCAACGAGCTCAACAACATCTTCCCGCTTTGTAATATCACATTCAACCAGCAGCTTCCTGGAAAAACCCGCGGCAACCTTTTCCAATCCGGGAAAATCAATATCTGCCAGCACCAGGTTTGCACCGTGAGAATCCAGCAAAGCCGCCGTTGCCGTTCCGATACCCCCGGCTGCTCCGGTTATTATGACGGTCTTGCCCTGCAATTTGTTATTTTTCATCATTTCCCCTCCGCATGCAATCTTTTCTGCACCTTTTTGATTTGCGAATTGAGTACTGCATCAACAAGTGATGGTAAAACACGTTTGAGAAGCCACGTGAATTTCCCTTCCGTACCGGGGATGATCATTTCTTTTCCTTTTTTCAGCCCATCGATCAACTGGGAGGCCACCTCATCCGGAGACATCAGCTTCGCCCCCTTGGAAGCTTCTTTCGTTTCTTCCGGTTTGGTCCTGTTTTCGGTTGCAAAACCGGGCGTATCCGTATCCGGCGGGCAGAGCACCGCCACTTTGATCCCGTAACGGCGAAGCTCGCTGCGCAGCGCTTCGGAAAATCCGATCACCCCGAATTTTGAAGCGCTGTAGGCAGTATATCCAAAAATTCCTATGAACCCTGCCATGGAAGAAACATTTACAATGTACCCCTTTCCCCTTTTCATCATCGCCGGAACGAGCGCTGCGCAGGTATTCCAGATACCGTAAAGATTGGTTTTCATCGTCCCGTCAAATTCCTCATAGCTGATTTTTTCAAAGTATTGCGGGTATGCCCTGCCGGCACAGTTGATCAACAGATCGGGGGCACCGAATTCCTCGAGCGCTCCCGACATCACCCTGAAAACATCATCATGATTGCCCACATCAATTTGCCTTGAAGACACTCGTTGCGCCTCGGAAGCTCGCTTCGATCCGATCTCCGCCACCGCCGCCTTCAAACGTTCCTCATTGCGCGCAAAGATCATAACATCTGCACCCC
This Bacillota bacterium DNA region includes the following protein-coding sequences:
- a CDS encoding SDR family oxidoreductase — encoded protein: MMKNNKLQGKTVIITGAAGGIGTATAALLDSHGANLVLADIDFPGLEKVAAGFSRKLLVECDITKREDVVELVARAEKRFNKIDVLVNNAGIIIPEEFVDSSYENIEKQVAINLMGAIYATREVVPKLVKGGGGNIVTISSMAGIVPETFSSIYCATKFALRGLNLTLALELEEHNIAVSTIFPDSTDTPMLRYEAAHGGSPLTFLSTPQKPEDIARAVLRAITARKLEQYVPYSSGIMSKILMNAPKTVIKLWPILEKSAEKNKVAYQKKHNIVEGDK
- a CDS encoding SDR family oxidoreductase, with the protein product METSFKGKNVYITGGSSGIGLSSAKQLAARGADVMIFARNEERLKAAVAEIGSKRASEAQRVSSRQIDVGNHDDVFRVMSGALEEFGAPDLLINCAGRAYPQYFEKISYEEFDGTMKTNLYGIWNTCAALVPAMMKRGKGYIVNVSSMAGFIGIFGYTAYSASKFGVIGFSEALRSELRRYGIKVAVLCPPDTDTPGFATENRTKPEETKEASKGAKLMSPDEVASQLIDGLKKGKEMIIPGTEGKFTWLLKRVLPSLVDAVLNSQIKKVQKRLHAEGK